Within the Blastocatellia bacterium genome, the region GGGATCATCTACTACGACGAAGGGACCCAGTTTTTCGCAGCCAACCTGGGGCCCAACGTCGGAAAGCTCATCAGTGCGATCCCTCTCATTCCGGGACAGCCGGGACAAACCAATCTGCCGGCGTTCTACACGCTGTCGGACATTGTCGCCAATCCGCTCACCGCTTCATCGTTTGCTTTCACCACCAGCGAGTATAAGAAGATCGTCAATCAAGCCGACCAGACCTTCGCTCGCACCATTAGCGGATTTGATCCGACGCTCCGCGCCCCCTACACCATTAACTGGAACGTGGGAATTCAGCGCGAACTGGGCAAGGGGACGGTGCTGGAGATCCGCTACGTGGGGAATCAATCGAAGCTCTCCTGGCGCACGAGCAATCTCAACGAGGTGAACATCTTCGAGAACGGGTTCCTGGAGGAGTTCAAGAACGCTCAACGAAACCTGGCGATTAACCAGGCGGCGGGCGTCAATAGTTTCCAGTATCGAGGACTGCCCGGTCAGGTGCCGCTGCCGATCTTTGATGCGGCCTTTGGACCTCGCGGCGGCGTGCCGGCGATTGCGCCCGGCTCCGGCTACCAGTCACCCACTTTCATCACCCAATTGCAAACGGGAGCGGCCGGAGCGCTGGCAGCGACCCTGGCCACCAACCCCAACTACGTCTGTCGGATGTTCGGCAGCGCCTTCAGTCCCTGCCTGCGCATTGATCCACGGTACAACGCGCCCGGCCCCTATCCCATCAACTTCTTTTTGCTCAATCCCTATGTGGCCGGTCGCCTCAATTATGTAGACGACACCGGCTGGCACAGCTACAACGGGTTGCAGGTTCAACTCCGACAACGCCTGTCGCACGGCTTAACCTGGACGACGAACTACACCTGGAGTAAGAGCCTGACCAATCTCGCCGTAGATAATCAAAATCAGAGCCGTGACTTCACCACCCTGCGCAACATCAAGCTCGATCGTCAAGTCTCGCCTTTTGACATTCGGCACGTGATTCAAACCTTCGGAACGTATGACCTGCCCTTCGGGCGAGGGCGGTGGCTTTCGGTCAACAACCGCTTCCTCGATGCAGTGATCGGAGGGTGGACCTTGGGTTCGATCTTCGTCTTCCAGACGGGAGCGCCGATCCAACTGACGGGCGGCTTCGAGACAGTCAATGCCTTGAACAATAATCCCTACCGCAACGGCGTCCGACTCGCTCCCGGCGTCACCCTTGAAGACATTCAGCGGATGTTCAACGCCCCGTTGCGTCGTTTGACCGGCCGGGCGGGAGCAACTGATCTGCAGCGGCTCGCCGTTGACCCGCGACTGATCGGTCCCGATGGCCGGGCCAATCCTCAGTTCCTGGCTCCCAACACCACACCGGGCGAGTTCGGGCAAGTGCTCTTTCTCCGGGATCGCAATACCTTCCAGTGGGATGTCTCCATCGCCAAGAATTTCTCCCTGTCCGAGAGGACTCGCCTGGAGATCTTTGCTGGTTTCAACAACGTTCTGAATCACCCACGATGGGGCTTCCCCAATACGAACGTCTTCAGTACATCCTTCGGCGTGGTGGGTGCACCAACGGGAAATCGCACGGTGAATCTGCGGGCCACGCTCAGTTTCTAGGAGGGCTCACAAGCGCGCATAAAAGGGGGTGATTCATGGATCGTCGCTCACGTGACTCATGAAAAGGAGTTCCACCCACGGGCGCTCCTCTACGGGGGGCCTTTCATTCGTGACACGAACAACGGGCCGGCCGGGGAGAGGGTGATTCGCCGGTCGGCTCATCTCTTTGTTCGCTGGGGCTGCATATTGCAGGGCGTGAATAACACGCTGAATGGAAAAGTACGATGGTGTAACGAGAATGCTCTCCGGCACGTAGTTGATCGGTGTGAAAACAAGGGTGTACATTGAGGCACACGTGGCGCCGGCTTTCCCGTCGGCGATGGCTGCGTAAGCCGCAAAGCCTGCGCCACTTTTCGCCACTCCGTCAGAGGAAGACCATGATGAGGAAACACCGGCGGCGTGAGTTCTTGACGACGACATTGGGCGCGACGGCAGCGTTGCTCGGGCGACCGACCCGATGGTCGCTCGGCTCCATCGCAGCTCGGGCTTTTGTCGCTCCAGCGGCGGACTCACGGATTGAGGTCCTGCTCGGCGAACCGACGGCGACAATTGCCCCGGAAATCTACGGTCACTTCATCGAGCATCTCGGCGGTGTCATCTACGATGGCGTGTGGGTGGGCGAGAACTCGCCGATTCCCAACATCGGGGGGATTCGTCGGGCGCTGGTGGAAGCGCTCCAGCGGATTCGGCCGGCTGTCATTCGCTGGCCCGGAGGATGTTTCGCCGACGCCTACGACTGGCGCGATGGGATCGGTCCGCGCCAGCGACGGCCCCGTCGCACCAACTTCTGGATAGATCAACGCGAATGGGCCTCGGTCGGGATCGTGCCGCAGAAGTACGAGCCCAATGACTTCGGCACGCACGAGTTCCTGCGATTCTGTCGCCTGGTGGGAGCAGCTCCCTATCTGGCCGTGAATCTTCGGACCTTACCTGCCGACGTTTTTCATCGGTGGGTTGAATACTGCAACTCTCCCCGCGGCAGCACGACGCTGGCCCAGGAACGGGAGGCCAACGGTGATCCCGAACCCTTCGGCGTGCGGTACTGGGGCATCGGCAATGAATCCTGGGGCTGCGGGGGAAATTTCACGCCGGAAGAGTACGCCGCCGAGTTCCGCCGCTTCACCACCTGGGCCGTGCCCGACTATGGTGTCGGCTTGCGTTTCATCGCCGCGGGTCCGAGCGGCCGCGATCTGGAGTGGACGCGCCGGTTTTTCGCCAAGATGGCTGAACGGCGCGCCTTCAATCGCTTGTGGGGCTGGGCGCTCCATCACTATTCGAGCTACTCCGGTGGCGACGCGCTCAAGTTCGACACCTCCGGATGGTACGAATTGCTGGAGAGCGCCGACCGCATGGAATCGCTCATCACGGCGCACTGGCAGGTCATGGGCGAGACCGATCGGGAGCACCGCGTCAAGCTCGTCGTTGACGAATGGGGCGCATGGTATCGGATGACCACCAATGTTGCTCCCACGCATCTCTTCGGCCAGCAATCTACGATTCGAGATGCGCTGGTCGCCGGTCTCACCCTGGATACCTTCAACCGCCACGCCGATAAAGTCGCTATGGCTAACATCGCTCAACTCATCAACTGCATCCACTCGCTCTTTCTCGCCGATGGGGAGAAGTTCGTGGCCACGCCGACCTATTACGTCTTCGCCATGTATGCGCCTCATCAGGGAGGACAGGCGGTGAGGACGATCTTCTCCGCCCCGCGCGTGGAATGGACCGATCGGGAGAACCGGCGGCACAGCTTCTGGGGGCTCAACGGGTCGGCCTCGGTCAAAGGAAAGACCGTGACGCTGACCGTGACCAATCCTCACATCGCTGACGGCCGGGAAACGGAGATCGTCGTACGTGGAGCAACGGTGACTTCTGTGACCGCGACCACGCTGACGGCCCGCGATGTCCACGACTGTAATACGTTCGATGCCCCTCGCCGGGTCGTACCGACGGAGGAGTCCATCCCGGTGCGCGGTCCGGTGATCGTCCATCGCTTTGCTCCGGCCTCGGTGACGAAACTGGAGATCGCCCTGAGCTGAAGCGATGACCTGATAATCGCCTATGAGCGGGGATCGGCCACGAGCCAAAACAACGGCGCTCTTTCACAGTCCATCGCGGGCTCTTTTCGCAGGGATCACTCATGTGCTCATGCCTGCCACGAAGAAAAGCATCCACGAATTCACTGATGAACCGATCAAATCAGTAATCCGGGGAATCAGTGCTTATCTTCCAGGGAGGAGAAGATGAAGAAAAGACTGTCTCTCGTTGCGATGATTTGCACATTCCTGGCGTCCTGGGGGAGCGCGGTGGCATCGCGCGCAGTCGAAAGCCAGAAGATCAAGGTCCCCAACAAGGTTCCTCTTCAAGCGGTCCCGTTCGATCTCACCGATGTGCGACTGCTGGAGGGGCCGTTCCGTCAAGCCATGCTGCGAGATCAAAACTTCCTGCTCAGCATTGATACGGACCGCTTGCTTCACAACTTCCGGGTGAATGCCGGGCTGCCTTCGTCGGCCAAACCCTACGGGGGCTGGGAAGCGCCGGACGTGGAACTGCGCGGCCACAGCCTGGGGCATTTCCTCACGGCGTGTGCGCTGATGTATGCCAGCACCGGCGATGCGCGATTCAAGACGAAAGCCGATGCCGTCGTCGCCGAACTGGCCAAGATTCAGGAAGCGATGCCCCAACGAGGATTCCACCCCGGTTACCTCTCGGCTTTTCCCGAGGAGTTCATTGATCGCGTGGAGAAGCGCGTCCGGGTGTGGGCTCCTTACTACACGCTGCATAAGATCATGGCGGGACTGCTGGACATGTACCTGTATTGTGACAACCGGCAGGCTCTGGACATCCTGATCAAGATGGCCGATTGGGTCAAGTTCCGCATGGATCGGTTGAGTGAAGACCAGCAGCAACGAATGCTCGAAACCGAATATGGTGGCATGAACGATGTGCTGGCGAATCTCTACGCCGTAACGGGCAACCCGGAACATCTGCGACTGGCCCGGCTGTTCGATCACAAGGCCCTGTTTGATCCGCTGGCGCGAGGGGAGGATCCGCTCAATGGCCTGCACGGAAACACTCAGATCCCGAAAATGATCGGAGCGGCCCGAGAATACGAGCTGACGGGTGAACGCCGCTACGCCGACATTGCGACGTTCTTCTGGCGACGGGTGGCGCTCTTTCGGTCCTACGTCATCGGCGGCAACACCGATGGCGAACGCTTCTTCCCCATCGAGCAGTTCTCCCGGCGGCTGGGACCGGCAACGACCGAGACCTGCAACACCTACAATATGCTCAAGCTCACGCGCCACCTCTTCTCCTGGAATCCGTCTGCCGAATACATGGACTTTTACGAACGAGCGCTCTTCAATCACATTCTCGCCTCGCAGGACCCGGCCACCGGCATGATGTGTTACTACGTGCCGCTTCGTCCCGGTGCGTTTCGCACGTACTCCCGGCCCGAGGACTCCTTCTGGTGCTGCGTGGGAACGGGAATGGAGAACCACGCCAAGTACGGTGACACGATTTACTTTCACGATGACCGATCCATTTACGTCAATCTGTTCATCGCCTCGGAGGTCACCTGGCGGGAGAAAGGCATCACCGTGCGCCAGGAGACGCGCTTCCCCGAAGAGGACGCGACCCGATTGATCATCAAGGCGGCGCGTCCCGTGCGCCTGGCGGTGAAAATTCGCTATCCCTCATGGGCGGTATCGGGGATGACCTTGACCGTCAATGGGCGACGGGAAACCGTCGCGGAGAAGCCAGGCTCTTACGTCACGCTCGATCGGGAATGGAAGGATGGAGATCGCATTGATGTGCGCCTGCCGATGAGCCTGCGCCTGGAAGCGATGCCCGATGATCCGAAGATGATCGCCGTGCTCTATGGTCCCATCGTCCTCGGTGGTGATCTGGGCACAACGGGGTTGACCGAAGCCGAACGCTACGGACCGAGCGCCCCGCGTATTGGTCGGGTGCCCCCGGTCGAGGTCCCCGCTTTCGTCGCCGCGGAAGTGAAGGATGTCCTGACCAAAATCAAGCCGGTGGCCGAGGGCCCGCTCACGTTCCGCACGGAAGGATTGGCTCAGCCCCGCGAGGTGACGTTGCTACCGTTCTACAAACTCCATGACCGCCGGTATACCGTCTACTGGAAGGTGTACACGCCGGCGGAATGGGAGAAGCGCAAGGCCGAGATTGCCGCCCGCGAAGCCCGTCGTCGGGAGATCGAACGGCTCACTCTCGACGCCGTGAACATCAACGATCCGGCGAGCGAGCGCGAACATGGCTTTCAGGGTGAAAACAGCAACGAGGGCTTCTTCGAGGGCCGACGCTGGCGGGCGGCCCGCAACGGGTGGTTCAGCTATCAGCTCAAGGGTGATCCCACCCGACCGCTCACTCTCGTCTGCACCTATCGCGGCAGCGAGGGACCCAATCGCGTCTTCGATATTCTCGTCGAAGGCGAGAAAATCGCCACCGAACGACTGGAAATGCATCCCACCGAGCTATTCGATGTCGAGTATCCGCTGCCCGAAGCCCTCACGCGTGGCAAAGAACGCATTACGGTCAAGTTCCAGGCCCATCCGAATGCGCTGACCGGCGCGGTCTTCGATGTGCGTCTCATTCCGCGAGAGCAAAAATAATCACGGGACAGATGCACGGAGGGTGGAGCGGCGATCCCCCGCTCCACCCGGGGATCGCCTGTTGATCATCGCTCGAGGGGATTCCTCATCACCAACGAAGCGGATGGAATCGCCAGCAAACATAACCGGACACGAACGACACAACTCCGATGGGTCTTGGGGGGAGCGGTCGCATCCCGTCCAATCGCAGTCGTGACAATCGTCAGGGGGAGCCTACGATGATTAGAAAAAAGATGGTGAGCGGATTCGTTTTTTTCCTCGTGATCGCGTGTCTTCAGCTTCCGCTTCGAGCCGATGAGGGACGGCTGGAGGAGATCATTCGCACGGGATTTGTCTACCGCAATCTCGGTCCGTTCCGCGCCGGGGCATGGATTTCGGATATCGCGGTGCCGGACGGGCCCCCCACGGCTCATCTCTACACGTTTTATGTGGCCGCCCGCAGCGGAGGAGTGTGGAAGACGACCAACAACGGGACGACGTTTGAACCGATCTTCGACAATCAGAACGTGGCTTCGATTGGAGCCATCGCCGTTGCTCCGTCGAATGCGAACATCGTCTGGGTCGGCACCGGTGACGCCTCGAGCGCACGCAGCGCCTACTGGGGCGATGGCGTCTATAAATCAACAGACGGGGGGAAGACGTGGCAGCATCTGGGACTCGCGGACACTCATCACATTGCTCGAATTGTGATCCATCCGACAAATCCCGACATTGTCTATGTGGCAGCGATGGGACACCTGTTCACCCCCAATGAGGAGCGGGGCGTCTTTCGCACCACGGATGGGGGGCGCACCTGGCAGAAGGTGCTCTACGTCAATGATCGAACCGGAGCCGTGGATCTGGTCATCAATCGGCGTGATCCCATGACGCTTTACGCTGCCACGTATGAGTGTTTACGCTATCCCTGGCGATTGCACGACGGCGGCCCAGGCAGCGGCATCTACAAGACGACCGACGGCGGCGCGACCTGGCGGCGATTAGAAGGAGGATTGCCCCAAGGGACGATCGGGCGAATCGGGCTGGACATCTTTCAGAAGAATCCGGAGATCCTCTACGCCATCATTGATAATCGGAACCCGCGACCGGCAACGGACGATCCAGGGCGGCAGACCGAGCAACGAGGACAATCGCCGGCCACTCCTCTGATCGGTGGAGAAATCTATCGCACCGATGATGGAGGACGGACGTGGCGGAAGATGAACTCGCCGCGCGACGACGTGAGCCGTAAGACCGGCTATGCGTTCAATCAAATTCGCATTGATCCGGCCAATCCCGATCGCATCTTCATCACCGGGGCGACGCTTGCCCGTTCCGATGACGGCGGTCGGACGTGGGTGGGCTTGAGTGGCGGCCCGCAGCAGGATCGTCCCTTCCGCCGCGCCTTCGGCGATTTTCGCACGCTCTGGATTGATCCTCAGAATCCCCAGCGGATAATCGCCGGCTCCGACGGCGGCGTCTTCATTTCCTACGATGGCGGACGAACGTGCGACCATTTGGCCAATCTCCCGCTCGGCGAGGTCTACGCCATCGGCGTGGATATGGAGGACCCCTACAACATTTATGCCGGGTTGCAAGATCACGAATCCTGGAAGGGGCCGAGCAACGGCTGGTCGGGCAGCGTCGGCCTGGAGGATTGGGTGACCGTCGGCGTCGGCGACGGGATGTATAACCAGGTGGATCCCACCGACAGCCGCTGGCTCTACAACAACCAGGAGTTCGGTCGGCTGGCGCGAGTGGATCAGAAGCTTCGCCAGCGAAAAATCATCGAACCGACGCGACCGGCCACTCTCCCGCGATTGCGCTGGAACTGGACGAGCCCGATTCATCTTTCTCCGCACAACCCCCAGACCATCTACACCGGAGCGCAGGTTCTCTTTCGCTCTCGCGATCGCGGCGAGCACTGGGAAGAGATCAGTCCCGATCTGACGACCAACGATCCGAGCAAAATCAGCGAGCCGGGCGCGGGCATTCAGTTCTGCACCATCACAACGATTGCGGAATCGCCGGTCGTGGCGGGCATCATCTGGGTCGGAACTGACGACGGAAAGGTCTGGGTGACACGGGATGGAGGCGCCACGTGGAACGACGTGACGTCGGCCATCGCGAAGGCCGGCGGGCCCGAAGACGCCTGGGTCAGTCGGGTGATCGCCTCACGGTTCGATGCGGCGACGGCATACGTTGCTAAGTCGCGCCGCCGCCAGGACGACTTCCGACCCTTTCTCTTCAAGACCACCGACTTCGGGGCGACCTGGACGCCCGTGATGGGTAATCTCCCCGAGCGCCCCATCAACGTCGTCTTCGAGGATTACCAGAATCGGAATCTTCTCTTCGTCGGTAACGACATGGGCGTTTACGTCACCCTCGATGGAGGCCGACGGTGGATGGCGCTCAAGGGAAACATGCCGACGGTTCCGGTACACGATCTGCTCGTGCATCCGCGCGAGGGCGATCTGGTGGTGGGCACCTATGGTCGAGGCATCTGGGTGACCGACATCACCCCTCTGCGCGAGCTGAGTTCAGAGGTTGTGGCTCAACCGATCCACTTTTTCGCCGTTCGTCCTCGCGCCCGGAGAAACGAAGGGGCCTGGGGCAATTATCGGCTGTTCGGGGATCGTCACATCATGACCCCCAATGAACCCAATGGACTCGTCCTCACCTATTATCTGCGGGAGGAGAGGCCCGATGGGGTGACGCTCACGATCACCGATGCTTCGGGTGCTGTCATCCGCACGCTCGCGGGGACGACCCGAGCTGGGATCAATCGCGTCGTATGGGATTTTGGCGTGGGAGGCCCCGTTGCCGGTCGCGGGACTCCGGGCGGACGAGCGGTTGAGCAACGCATCGCCGCGCCAGGCGAGTATCTCGTCACCTTGCAAACAGGGGAGCACAAACTCGTACAAAAAGCACGGGTGCTCCCACCCCGATCCTGAAATCCCGTCGTGGCCCCTCAAAGGAGGGCCACAGGTTTCACCCATCCCCACCGGTTCTTGGTGTCCGCGAGGATCGGTGACCTTTTTCATCATTGGTCCTCTTTGACGACCGTGAGCTTGACCGTCACCGTGACGTCGCGGTGGAGTTTGATGGGGACCTGATACTCGCCCAGGTACTTGATCGGCTGCTCCAGAAGAATTTTGCGGCGATCCACCTCGATTCCCTTCTCGGCGAGAGCGTGAGCAATATCGAGCGCCGTCACCGACCCGAAGAGCATGTCGTGTTCCCCGATCTTGCGCGGGAGGATGAGTTCCACCGCCCGGATTTTTTCCGCGAGCATCTCGGCGTGTCGCTGTTCACGGGTTTCGCGACGGGCGAGAATCTGGCGCTCCTGTTCGAACTGTTTTCGGTTGGAGGCTGTCGCGGGCACTGCCAGCCGGCGCGGCAACAGATAATTCCGGGCGAATCCCGCTCGGACGCGCACAACTTCCCCTCGACGTCCGAGATTCTCCACATCTTCTTTCAGTAACACTTCGACGGTTGCCATAACTCCCTCCGATGTCTTTATTGATCCCCCTTGTGCGCGTTCGGGGTCCGGGACGATCTCAATCCGTTACATAGGGCAACAGGGCCATTGTGCGCGCTCGCTTGATCGCCCGCGTCAACCGACGCTGATGCGGAGCGCACACTCCCGACAACCGACGAGGGAGAATCTTCCCTCGCTCAGGGATGAAGGCGCGCAAAAGCTCCACATCCTTGTAGTCAATCAGGTCAATCTTCTCCTTGCAGAAGCGACATTCCCGGCGACGACGCACGCGCTGGTGTCCGGCAACGACCACCGGCATCGGCTGCGTCGTGGAATTCTCCGCTGGAGGGGGCGTCTTTGATTTCTTCGGATTATTGCTCATCCTCGATCACCTCCTCGAACTCTCGTCGGATTGCTGGACGCGGTCCCGAGGTCTGTCTCAGGCGGGCCGCCTTTCGCGCGCGCAGTCTCTTGAATCGTTCGGCCCGCTTCAGATCCTCATCAATGCGCACGATGAGATGGCGCAGGACAGCATCGGTCACCCGCAACCGGCGATCGAGTTCGGCCAGTTCGCTTCCCTTGCCCTCGAAGTGAAACAGCACATAGGTCCCTTCGCGACAGCGATCAATCTCATAGGCGAGCTGCCGGCGCCCGAGCGTCTGACTTTTGAGGATGGTTGCCCCCAGCGTGGTGAGGGAATTCCTGATCTGCTCGCTCAGACGCTCCACCTCCTGATCCGAGAGCGTCGGCCGAGCGATGAATAAAAGCTCATACGTTCTCACGTGATATTTCCTCCTTTCGGATGTTCTCTCGTTCGCCGACGGCGAACGAATCAAAACAGCCCGAGAGCATACCCCCTCGGGCAAGGAGTGGACGGATCAAGCGGGCGACCGGATCGGCAGTTTCGTTGTTTCATCTCTGCCCCACCATCATTTCCGGAGCCCTGCTGTTGAACCGTGACATGGCCGCATCAATGCCCTCCCGAAGAAAGACCGTGATCGCTTCAATGGCGCGCGCGATCATGGCCTCAACGAGGGGCCACTCGTGTTCCTCGAACTCCGAGAGAACGAAGGCCACCGTATCCTCGATGGGGCATTCCGGCTTAATCCCCAATCGCAGTCGGGGGAAGTCCGTCGTCCCCAGCGCCTCAATGATGGATTTCAGGCCGTTATGCCCACCGGAGCGACCACGCCGCCGCAAACGGATCGTCCCGAGCGGGAGGGCCAGATCATCCACAACGACCAGCACATCGGCAGGTTCGAGCGCATAGGTTGAAACAAGACAGGCGACGGCGTCCCCGCTTCGGTTCATAAAGGTGCGCGGCTTGGCCAGCAGCACGGCGACATCGGCCACCCCTCCGCGTCCGACGAAGGCGTCACATTCAATCCGATCGAGCGAGATTCTCGCCCCCTCGGCCAGCGCGTCAACGACGAGGAAACCGAGGTTATGCCGCGTCCGCGCATAGTCAGGTCCAGGGTTGCCCAATCCCACGATGGCCTTCATTACCTGCGTCATGCCCGCTCCTTCACAGGAGCGCGACTCACTCCTTCTCCTCCTCCTGCTCAGCCTTACCCTTGCGAATGACCTCCGGCTCCACCGGTTCCGCCATAGGAGGCGCTGGCGCAGTCACTTCCTCAACCCGCGGCGGCAGAACGCTCACGATCACCCGCTCCGGGTCCTCGAGAACCTTGATCGCATCGCCCAGGGCCAGGTCTTTGACGGCAATGTGTTCGTTGACCTTCAAGGCGCTCACATCCACGCGAATCCGTTCGGGAATCGCGTGAGGCAGACATTCAATGCGCAGTTCATGAGTGGCGAAATCGAGAAGTCCTCCCTGAGCCCTCACGCCAAACGGTTCGCCCACTACCTCGATGGGAACGCTCAGTCGCGTCGGCTTGGTCATATCCACCCGCAGCAGATCAGCGTGAATGAGCGTTCCTTTGACCGGATCCACCTGCCACTCTTTGAAAAGAACGGCGGTCGAGCCCGCGCCGTTGATCGCCACGGTGAAGATTTTCGTGTGACCCATGCTGCGGATCAACCCCAGAACGCGGTCTCGGGCGGCGGCCAAGGCCAGCGGAGGCTCGTCCCCGCCATAGAGGACGAGCGGGACCTTGCCCTCCCGTCGCAACTGACGGGCAGCGTTTTTACCCAGCCTCTGACGAATCTCTGCTTTCAGGACAACGTCGGTCGAATTCATACGAAACAAACCTCCATGTGGCCCTCTGAGAGGGCCACCGTGATGCATCTCGCCTCTTCAGATGAACAATC harbors:
- a CDS encoding alpha-L-arabinofuranosidase C-terminal domain-containing protein, which gives rise to MMRKHRRREFLTTTLGATAALLGRPTRWSLGSIAARAFVAPAADSRIEVLLGEPTATIAPEIYGHFIEHLGGVIYDGVWVGENSPIPNIGGIRRALVEALQRIRPAVIRWPGGCFADAYDWRDGIGPRQRRPRRTNFWIDQREWASVGIVPQKYEPNDFGTHEFLRFCRLVGAAPYLAVNLRTLPADVFHRWVEYCNSPRGSTTLAQEREANGDPEPFGVRYWGIGNESWGCGGNFTPEEYAAEFRRFTTWAVPDYGVGLRFIAAGPSGRDLEWTRRFFAKMAERRAFNRLWGWALHHYSSYSGGDALKFDTSGWYELLESADRMESLITAHWQVMGETDREHRVKLVVDEWGAWYRMTTNVAPTHLFGQQSTIRDALVAGLTLDTFNRHADKVAMANIAQLINCIHSLFLADGEKFVATPTYYVFAMYAPHQGGQAVRTIFSAPRVEWTDRENRRHSFWGLNGSASVKGKTVTLTVTNPHIADGRETEIVVRGATVTSVTATTLTARDVHDCNTFDAPRRVVPTEESIPVRGPVIVHRFAPASVTKLEIALS
- a CDS encoding beta-L-arabinofuranosidase domain-containing protein, translated to MKKRLSLVAMICTFLASWGSAVASRAVESQKIKVPNKVPLQAVPFDLTDVRLLEGPFRQAMLRDQNFLLSIDTDRLLHNFRVNAGLPSSAKPYGGWEAPDVELRGHSLGHFLTACALMYASTGDARFKTKADAVVAELAKIQEAMPQRGFHPGYLSAFPEEFIDRVEKRVRVWAPYYTLHKIMAGLLDMYLYCDNRQALDILIKMADWVKFRMDRLSEDQQQRMLETEYGGMNDVLANLYAVTGNPEHLRLARLFDHKALFDPLARGEDPLNGLHGNTQIPKMIGAAREYELTGERRYADIATFFWRRVALFRSYVIGGNTDGERFFPIEQFSRRLGPATTETCNTYNMLKLTRHLFSWNPSAEYMDFYERALFNHILASQDPATGMMCYYVPLRPGAFRTYSRPEDSFWCCVGTGMENHAKYGDTIYFHDDRSIYVNLFIASEVTWREKGITVRQETRFPEEDATRLIIKAARPVRLAVKIRYPSWAVSGMTLTVNGRRETVAEKPGSYVTLDREWKDGDRIDVRLPMSLRLEAMPDDPKMIAVLYGPIVLGGDLGTTGLTEAERYGPSAPRIGRVPPVEVPAFVAAEVKDVLTKIKPVAEGPLTFRTEGLAQPREVTLLPFYKLHDRRYTVYWKVYTPAEWEKRKAEIAAREARRREIERLTLDAVNINDPASEREHGFQGENSNEGFFEGRRWRAARNGWFSYQLKGDPTRPLTLVCTYRGSEGPNRVFDILVEGEKIATERLEMHPTELFDVEYPLPEALTRGKERITVKFQAHPNALTGAVFDVRLIPREQK
- the rplI gene encoding 50S ribosomal protein L9; protein product: MATVEVLLKEDVENLGRRGEVVRVRAGFARNYLLPRRLAVPATASNRKQFEQERQILARRETREQRHAEMLAEKIRAVELILPRKIGEHDMLFGSVTALDIAHALAEKGIEVDRRKILLEQPIKYLGEYQVPIKLHRDVTVTVKLTVVKEDQ
- the rpsR gene encoding 30S ribosomal protein S18; its protein translation is MPVVVAGHQRVRRRRECRFCKEKIDLIDYKDVELLRAFIPERGKILPRRLSGVCAPHQRRLTRAIKRARTMALLPYVTD
- the rpsF gene encoding 30S ribosomal protein S6 translates to MRTYELLFIARPTLSDQEVERLSEQIRNSLTTLGATILKSQTLGRRQLAYEIDRCREGTYVLFHFEGKGSELAELDRRLRVTDAVLRHLIVRIDEDLKRAERFKRLRARKAARLRQTSGPRPAIRREFEEVIEDEQ
- the pth gene encoding aminoacyl-tRNA hydrolase is translated as MTQVMKAIVGLGNPGPDYARTRHNLGFLVVDALAEGARISLDRIECDAFVGRGGVADVAVLLAKPRTFMNRSGDAVACLVSTYALEPADVLVVVDDLALPLGTIRLRRRGRSGGHNGLKSIIEALGTTDFPRLRLGIKPECPIEDTVAFVLSEFEEHEWPLVEAMIARAIEAITVFLREGIDAAMSRFNSRAPEMMVGQR
- a CDS encoding 50S ribosomal protein L25 — protein: MNSTDVVLKAEIRQRLGKNAARQLRREGKVPLVLYGGDEPPLALAAARDRVLGLIRSMGHTKIFTVAINGAGSTAVLFKEWQVDPVKGTLIHADLLRVDMTKPTRLSVPIEVVGEPFGVRAQGGLLDFATHELRIECLPHAIPERIRVDVSALKVNEHIAVKDLALGDAIKVLEDPERVIVSVLPPRVEEVTAPAPPMAEPVEPEVIRKGKAEQEEEKE